The Microbacter margulisiae genomic sequence AAAAAGCCAATTCAGGGATAACCCGTAATTGATGGCGAATTCGAGCTCCCAATTGAAAACGAATTGATTTGGTTTTACCTTTCACTTGTTCCAGTATTGCTTCACTTTGATTACTGGGGAATATACTTAAATAAACACGGGCAATGCTTAAATCAGGAGTTATCCTTACATTGGTGACGGTCAATAATGTACCGTGTCCGGTAGCACGAGCCTCAGCAAGTAAAATCTCGCTCAACTCTTTTTGTAGCATCCGGTTAATTTTTAGTTGTCTTGTAGTATCCATAATAAAAAACAAAAAATCCCTTATTCTAATCAGGATTAGGTTATAATTTTGCACGTTTATGTTGCTTCACAGGATTGGCATTTTCCACTACAAATCGCCATGGTTTCTTGCTCCATTCTTCACCGGCATATTCCACGCCTATACGGGGAGTGGTTTTATAACCAGGGGATAAATCACTATCTTCAATCCAAATCCTTTGGGAATGAGTAAGATCTTCGCCATAAAACGAACGATCCAATTGCAACCATTTGCCTACTCTTCCAGGTCCAGTCGCTTTATCAATACTTCTAATCAACACTGCCTGCGGATGCCCTTCGGTTCCAGTCACCACATTAAGCATCCAATACATGCCATAAATAAAGTACACATACACTTTCCCTCCTGAGGCATACATCACTTCAGTACGGGCAGTTCGTCCTTTACTTGCATGACAAGCTTTATCCTCTTCTCCATAGTATGCTTCTGTTTCTATAATCATTCCACGCAACTCAGTGCCATCTTCAAGTTTTCGTACCAGAACTTTACCTAATAATTCCGGAGCAACAATACGTGCATCACGATTAAGAAAAGAAGACGATAAACGAAGAAACATATTTTGCAACGTCATGATTTGATACAAAGATAGCTACTTTCTGCTTTTCTATGAGAAAAAAAAAGCTGCCTTCTTCAGACAGCTTTCCTTTTTCCTCAACAAGTTTGAGGATAGATAATGTTATTAAGCTTTACCTGCGCTACCTAATACATTTTTCACTTTGTGAGTATACAAAGCCTTCATGTGATCACGAGCAGGACCTAAATATTTACGAGGATCAAATTCGGCGGGTTTTGTAGCAAATACCTGACGAACTGCCGCTGTCATTGCCAAACGGGCATCAGAATCAATATTTATTTTGCAAACAGCAGAAGTAGTTGCATGTCTCAAATCTTCTTCTGGAATACCAATAGCATCTTTCAGAGCGCCTCCGTATTTGTTGATGGTATCAACATCGTCTTGCGGCACAGACGAAGAACCATGAAGTACAATAGGAAATCCCGGAATACGTTTTTCAACTTCTTCCAGAATATCAAAACGTAAAGGAGGAGGCACCAAGCGACCTTCAGCATTGCGGGTACATTGCTCAGGTTTGAATTTATTAGCTCCGTGTGATGTTCCGATTGAAATAGCCAATGAATCAACACCGGTCTTTTTCACAAAATCTTCAACTTCTTCAGGACGTGTATAAGTATGATGTTCAGCCGAAACTTCATCTTCCACTCCGGCTAACACACCCAATTCACCCTCAACGGTTACATCATGAGCATGAGCAAATTCTACAACTTTACGAGTCAAAGCTACATTTTCTTCATAAGGCAAATGCGATCCGTCAATCATAACGGACGAAAAACCGGATTCGATACATGCTTTACATAATTCGAAAGAATCGCCATGGTCCAAGTGCAAAACGATTGGAATATTGTATCCCAATTCTTTAGCATATTCAACAGCTCCTTGGGCCATATAACGCAACAAAGTTTCGTTCGCATAGGCTCTTGCGCCTTTCGAAACCTGCAGAATTACCGGTGAACGTTCTTCAACACATGCTGAAATAATTGCTTGCAATTGTTCCATGTTATTGAAATTGAAAGCTGGAATAGCATATTTGCCTTCAAACGCTTTCTTGAATAATTCTTTTGTGTTGACTAATCCTAATTCTTTGTAACTTACCATATCTGTAGTTTTTAGAGTGAAAATCATTTTTCTTTGCAAAGATACTTCTTTTTGGGGCGAAAGCCGCAAAAGATAACATTTTTTACAATGAAAAACCTAACAAAAAAGAGGGTTTTATTTCAAAACAGACGATTTTGTAACATGCAAATGAAAAAATGGCAAAACCTGAGACGGAAAAGCTTCTAGAGTCTGATACAGAGTGGAATGTGTTTTAGTTGGAGCTCCTTTAGACTTTGCAGCATCTAAAAAAGCAAACAGTTGCAATAAAATTCCCAAGATCAAAGCTACTTTAAGTAATCCAATCAGAGCTCCCAACAAACGGTCAATCCACGATAATGAAATCGCTTTGAAAAAGGAGGCCAGTAGCTTCCCTAGAAAAAACAAACCAAGCCCAATGGCAACAAAAAGCAGCAAAAAAGCTAAAGGGGCGGAAAGCTGAACAGAAACATGTAAAGATTGTGCTAAAAAATGAGCAAACGGTTCATACAGGGTAGATGCACCATAAATGCCCAGAATAATGGCCGCCAGTGACGCCAGCTGCATAATAGCTCCTTTCATCAACCCACGGATGAATCCTATCCCCAAAACGACCAGAAAAAATAAGTCCAGTTTATTCATTGAACATCTGGTGAAAAGATCAGAAAAACAAAAGCGCCCTTTCAGTTTACTGAAGAACGCTTTGTACCCAATATGTTATTCAAAAATTAAAGCGTTTTCTTCACTTCAACTTCTTCGTATCCTTCAACAATATCTCCTATTTTAATATCGTTATAATTAGCGACATTTAAGCCACACTCATACCCTGTAGCAACTTCTTTGACATCTTCTTTGAAGCGCTTCAAAGATCCCAATTCTCCCGTATACACAACGATACCATCACGAATCAGACGCACTTTAGAGCCTCTCTTAATCTTGCCTTCTTTAACAATACAACCTGCTACTGTCCCAACTTTGGTAATTTTAAATACTTCGCGTACTTCGACTGTTGCCACGATTTCTTCCTGAATTTCGGGAGAAAGCATACCTTCCATAGCCGCTTTAATCTCTTCAATAGCATTATAAATAATGGAATACAAGCGGATATCAATTTCTTCTTTCTCTGCTATCTTACGGGCAGCCAGCGAAGGACGAACCTGAAAGCCAACTATAATGGCATTAGAAGCAGCAGCCAACATCACATCAGACTCTGAGATAGGCCCAACAGCCTTGTGGATTACATTCACCTGTATCTCATCATTAGACAGCTTGATTAACGAATCGGACAACGCTTCAATAGATCCATCCACGTCACCTTTAACGATAATATTCAGCTCCTGGAAGTTTCCTATAGCAATACGTCGGCCAATCTCATCCAACGTAATATGACGACTGGTGCGCAATCCCTGTTCTCGTTGCAATTGCTCACGCTTTGTTGCAATATCCCGAGCTTCTTGTTCTGTGGGCATCACGTTGAAATTATCACCTGCCTGGGGAGCCCCATTCAAGCCAAGAATAATGACAGGTTCAGACGGCCCAGCTTTTGTAACACGTTGGTTTCTCTCATTAAACATAGCTTTAACTTTCCCGAAATGCGTTCCGGCCAATACCACGTCCCCCATATGAAGTGTTCCGTCTTGCACCAGCACGGTAGCAACATAACCACGTCCTTTATCCAAAGATGACTCAATGGTTGATCCTATGGCACGTTTATCAGGATTTGCTTTTAATTCCAGTAAATCAGCTTCGAGTAATACTTTTTCGAGTAACTCTTTGATTCCGGCACCTTTTTTAGCCGAAATCTCTTGTGATTGATATTTACCACCCCAATCTTCGACCAAATAGTTCATATTGGCCAGAGCCTCTTTAATTTTCTCAGGATTTGCTCCGGGTTTATCAATCTTATTGATTGCAAAAACGATCGGAACATTTGCAGCAGAAGCATGGTGAATAGCTTCAATTGTCTGAGGCATTACACTATCATCAGCAGCAACAATAATAATCGCTATATCAGTCACAGCAGCACCACGTGCACGCATAGCGGTAAAAGCTTCGTGTCCTGGAGTATCCAGGAAAGTAATTCGTCGTCCACCCTCCAAAGTCACATGGTATGCTCCGATATGCTGAGTAATTCCACCTGCTTCACCGGCAATAACATTTGATTTCCGGATATAGTCAAGCAAAGAAGTTTTTCCGTGATCAACGTGCCCCATAACTGTTACAATAGGAGGTCTCGAGATACGTTCAGATTCATCCTCTTCTTCTGTTTCCTGATTAATAGCTTCAATCACCTCAGAACTAACATATTCTGTTGAGAAACCAAATTCATCGGCCACAATATTGATCGTTTCTGCATCCAGTCGCTGATTGATGGAAACCATCACGCCTAGATTCATACAGGTTGCTATAACATTCGTTACAGGAACATCCATCATTATGGCTAATTCGGCAACTGTAACAAATTCCGTAAGCTTCAATACCTTTTCATCATCCTTTTCCTGTTCTGCCCGTTCTATTTGACGAGCAACAATAGAATCACGGCGCTCCTTACGGTATTTCGAACCTTTGGTTTTTTTCTGTGTTAAACGTGCAAGTGTCTCTTTGATCTGTTTTTGAACATCTTCTTCACTTACCTCTGGTTTGAATGGTCGCTTTATAAAGTTACCTTCTCCTTTGGGCTTATGATCAGTATTTCTTTGAGGATGAGAAACACCTTGTCCCGTTTTATCAATATCAACTTTTTCTTTATGAATGCGTTTCCGCTTCTCTTTCTTTTTATTATCATCAGGCTGTCCTGCCTTGGGGGCAGCACTTGGTTTGTTATTATTCTCAGGAGCTATATTATTTTGAGAAACACGGGAGTTGGATGCCTGTTGTTCACGTTGCAGACGTTCTTTTTCTTCTCGTTCTTTACGTTTTTCCTCCTTAGTTTTCTTTTTAGGCCTTGTTTGTTGATTGATATCCTTGAGATTAATCTTCGATATAACCTTAATATTAGGTTCAATAATATTGCGATGCAATTTAAAGATTTCAGCTTCGGGTTCTCCCGAAGCCACAGCTTCACTTGTTTCCGTTACCGGCTCTGGTTCTGTATCAGTCTCTGCTTCCATTTCAATATTATCGTGATCGGGGTATTCAGATTTTGTCTCATCTTCAACCAATTCTGATTGTTCCTCTTCTGAAGCTTTCTCTATTGGGTCTTCAATTTCTATGTTGTCAGATGGATGATTTTCAGATATATCAGACACTAATTCTGGTTCATTAACCTCATTAATCTCAGGCTCCTTAACCTCGGGTTCCGATAGTTGTTCTTCTGGTTCCGGTGTAGGTTCCGGTTCTACTTCAGATTCAACATTGGCTTCTTCTTTGCTTTGAGAAGATTTGTTTACAAAATCTAAGTCGATTTTACCAACCTTTTTTATATGAGGTAATAATTCTGCGTCAATTTCTATTTTGATTTCTTCAGGTTTTTCATTCGATACATAATCCTCATGGTGTATCGGTTCCTCTTGTTGGGTATCTTTTCCTACTTCTGCAGGATGTAAAGACTTTTCTTCCAGGCTACTCTTTTTTACAGCGTCAGAGGTTGATGGCGTAACAGGATTCGAAACATGAGTATGCATCCTTTCCTTTTCCAAACGCATTTGTGTTTCCCGCTCCGACATTTGCTTCAGATCTTTATCCGTGCTAAATTCTTTTACAAGCAATGCATATTCCTCATCCGATATTTTATGGTTCGGATTGGAATCCACTGCATGCCCCTTTTTCCGCAAAAAATCGACAGCTGTAGAAAGGCCCACGTTTAAATCTTTTACGACTTTACTTAACCTGATACTCGACATAATAATAATTTTGTTTTTGAAAACCAATCGCATTAATTTCTTTCATCATCACGATGAATAAATTTGTCTGTCATATTGTTTTGAATTCTGTCTCAAATACAATAGAAGTATTTTCAATATTGACTATAGCATAAGAATCGAAAAGCTTTTCAGGTAATTTACTCTTCAAATTCTGCTTTAATCACGCGCAACACATCATCAATGGTTTCTTCCTCCAAATCACTACGTTGGATCAATTCATCACGAGGAATGGCCAAAACGCTTTTTGCTGTATCACAGCCAATAGATTTCAAAACGTCGATTATCCATTGTTCTATTTCATCATTAAACTCATCCAGATAGATATCTTCGTCGTCTGCCTCATCAATATCTCTGAATACATCAATGGTATAATCAGTCAACATAGAGGCCAGGCGGATATTCATCCCACCTTTCCCAATGGCCATTGATATCTCTTCAGGTTTCAGATAAACATCGGCTTTACGATTCTCTTCATCCAACTGGATTGAAGAAATTTTTGCAGGACTTAGTGACCGTGCGATAAACAACGAGATATTATTGGTATAATTGATGACGTCAATATTTTCATTCCGTAATTCTCTGACTATTCCATGAATACGGGCTCCTTTTACTCCAACGCATGCACCTACGGGATCAATTCTTTCGTCATAGGTTTCCACTGCCACTTTTGCCCTTTCTCCGGGAATACGGGCTATCTTACGAATAGTAATCAATCCGTCATGAATCTCAGGAACTTCTAATTCAAATAATCGCTGCAGAAACATGGGAGAAGTCCGGGATACAATGATTTTGGGGTTTCCATTACGATTCTCCACCTTCAGAACTACAGAACGAACGGTGTCTCCTTTACGATAAAAATCAGCAGGAATCTGTTCTGGTTTTGGCAGAAGCAATTCGTTGCCCTCATCATCCAAAAGAAGAATTTCTTTTTTCCACATTTGATATACTTCACCACTAACAATCTCTCCGATGCGATCTTTATATTTATTAAAAAGATAATCTTTCTGGAGTTCCAAGATCTTGGATGAAAGGGTTTGACGCAATGTCAAAATAGCCCGGCGCCCAAATCCAAGAAAATCAACAGCATCAGCAACCGTTTCGCCAATTTCATAATCAGCGTCAATCTTCTTTGCTTCTGACAATGATATCTGACGGATTGGATCTTCGACATCTTCGTCTGCAACCACCTCCCGGTTGTGCCATATTTCAAAGTCTCCTTTATCAGGATTAATGATCACATCAAAATTTTCGTCCGATCCGAACATTTTGGCAAGTGCTCCACGAAAGGATTCTTCCAAAATACTGATCAGTGTAGGACGATCAATATTTTTTAGTTCCTTAAACTCTGCAAAGGTATCAATGAAATTGATGGATTCCATTTTGCTCATAGCTATTTGAATCTAATTAAATAGTTGGTTTTTTTTACTTCTTCAAAGGCAAATTGCAATACTCGTTCAACCGTTTTCTTACGTTTTGCGCCTTCTTCCCTCACTTTTTCTTCTATAACTATTGTAAATCCGTCTGAAAAAACAGATTCCAATACGCCTGTATATTTTTCTCCTTTTCTGGTAACCACTTCAACTTCGTTGCCCACATTTTTCTCATATTGCTGCAACACTTTGAACGGAGCACTCAAACCTGCCGATCCCACTTCCAGATCAAAATCCTCAATATCACGATCAAGTTTTGATTCCAGAAACTGATTTAAAGCGACACACTCATCAATAGTCACTCCTTGGTTAGAATCAATTTCAACTACGATAGAATTATCGGGAGAAACTGTTACATCGACAATAAAAACTGCTTTCCCGACCAGATAGGATGCAACTAAATCATATATTTTTTGTTGTTCGATCATTGATGCCTTTGATGAAAAACAGTTGTCAAAGATATATATTTTTTTATTGATCTCCACGCTGTTAGCTATCAGCATATACGAATCAATCAAAAACAAAAAAAACCCATTGAAAGGACTTCAAAAGGGTTTCCCAAGCACTACTGCTGTAGTAAATCGTGTAAAACTATCATCCTCTTGAGTTTAAGTGTAAACAATTATAATCTTCGTTGTGACAGCAATTATAATGTCAACCCTTAAATCAACTTTATTGTGAAGTTGCACAAACATTCCAACAATAAAATCGGCGCAAAGATAGTTATTTTTCTTGAATATTACAAACCACGACAACAATGGGCCCGCGTACAAAACAGCACTACAAAGACTTTTTCATCATTTGTTTCATCCGATCTCCTATAATGCGGATACCTCGTTCTATTTTTTCTTCAGGTGTATTGGAGAATGAAAGACGGATATACCCATTTGATGTTCCGGATGGGTCAAAAGTTGACCCAACTACAAATACAGCTCCGTCGGCAATGGTCGCTTTCAACAATTCCTGTTCATCCATCCCGTCTGGCAATTTTACCCACAAATAAAATCCGCCTTGAGGTCGAACAAACTTAGCTTCCTCCGGGAAATAGCGCATTATAGCATCCACCATATAATCAGCGCGTTGTTTATAAATAACACGAACCCATGCCACATAACGATCCAGTTTACCCGAAGCAAGGAAACGATATGCCAGCACTTGCGTAAAGGTCGGAGAGCAGGCATCAAAAGATTGTTTACACAACTCAGCCTTACGATAAAAATCATCACTAAGCAACATCCATCCTAAACGAATGCCAGGCCCAAAAATTTTCGAGAATGATCCGGAGTAACAAATCTGACTTTCCTTTTCAGAAAGAGCTTTTAAGGGCACACGCAAAGCTGTATCCTCGGCATTAAAAGCCAAATCGCCATAAGCATCATCTTCCAAAATCGGCACGGATGTTTCATTCATTACAGCCAGCAGTTGTTTGCGTCGCTCCAAACTATATGAAGTACCAGCCGGATTATGAAATGTAGGCATCACATACAACAATTTTGGGTTTAAAGACAAGGCTTCTTTTAATTTTTCAATATTCATCCCCTCCTCATCCATCGGAATGCCATGTATTTTCCCCAAGTAGGAATTAAATGCAGATAATGCTCCTATAAAAGATGGATTTTCAGTCAAAACCACATCGTTAGGATTGACAAATAGCTTAGCAAAAATATTAATTCCCTGCAAGGATCCAGTAGTGACAATGAGTCGGTTAGTATCAACCGGTAATCCCTTTTTGCGCAACCATTTTTCAAGTTCTTGCAAAAGAGGTGGATATCCGGTTGTTGGAGCATACTGCAATGCTGCTTGTTGCTCGCGTCTTGACAGACTATTAAAAATCTCCCCAACATCTTCCAAAGGGAAGAGTTCATTATCCGGCATCCCTCCGGCAAAGGAAATCATGTCTGGATGAGTTGCTAAACTCATCAAATCACGAATAGCTGAAGACCGTAAATCTTTTACAGAATCTGAAAATACATACATAATATCGGGATTTAAAACATTTGCATAACTTACGGATGATAATAATCCGCATCTTTTCATACAATAAATTGAAATGCTAAAGGTACATTTTTTCCCCAAGCCACCAAAACCATAAATTAATCCCCTGTTTGTTCATCTCAAAAACACACATAACCTGTATTGAAATGCCAACGCACAAAACCCATTAAAATTTTGTTGTACAAACCATTTGCTCGTTCAATGAAAAATAGTATCTTTGCACCCTCAAAATTCATTTAATTAATTATTAAAGCGTATGTTGAACAATTATGAAACCGTTTTCATTTTAACTCCCGTTTTGTCTGATGTACAGATGAAGGAAGCGGTTGACAAATTCAAAGATCTCTTGGTACAAGAGGGGGCAGAGATCATGAATGAAGAATTATGGGGATTGCGCAAACTGGCCTACCCCATCCAAAAAAAATCGACAGGCTTCTATGCATTGTTGCAATTCAAAGGAGATCCTTCGTTAGTAGAAAAGCTGGAAGTTCAGTATCGGCGTGATGAACGCGTAATTCGTTTCCTGACTTTCCACATGGACAAATTTGCAGTAGAATATGCAGAAAAAAGAAAAAGTTTAAAATCGGCTAAAAAAGAAGGAAAGGAAAAATAATTATGGCAACAAACACTCCAGAAATCAGATATTTGAATCCGCCTACTGTCGATACGAAAAAGAAAAAATATTGTCGTTTCAAAAAGAACGGGATTAAATACATCGACTACAAAGATCCGGAATTCTTGAAAAAGTTCCTCAACGAGCAAGGTAAAATTCTTCCTCGTCGTCTCACCGGTACTTCGTTGAAATACCAACGTAAAGTAGCGCAAGCTGTAAAAAGAGCACGCCATTTGGCATTGCTTCCTTACGTAACTGATATGATGAAATAAAAAGGAGGAAAAAGAATATGGAAATTATTTTATTAGAAGACATCGTCAATTTAGGTTATAAAGATGATGTTGTAAAAGTAAAAGACGGATACGGACGCAATTATTTGATTCCGCAACGTAAAGCGGTTTTGGCAACTCCCTCCGCAAAGAAAATGTTAGCAGAAAATCTACGCCAACGTGCTCATAAATTAGCTCGTATTAAAACTGAGGCTCAGGAATTGGCTGAAAAACTGCAAGGAGTTTCTCTTACTATTGGTGCCAAAACCAGTTCAACCGGTAAAATCTTTGGTTCGGTCAATAATATTCAGATTGCTGAAGCTCTCGAAAAATTAGGATATAATGTTGACCGGAAAATTATTCTTATCAAAGAAGCTATCAAGGAAGTTGGCCAATACAAAGC encodes the following:
- the rbfA gene encoding 30S ribosome-binding factor RbfA → MDTTRQLKINRMLQKELSEILLAEARATGHGTLLTVTNVRITPDLSIARVYLSIFPSNQSEAILEQVKGKTKSIRFQLGARIRHQLRVIPELAFYLDDSLDYIENIDNLLHKE
- a CDS encoding DNA-3-methyladenine glycosylase; this encodes MFLRLSSSFLNRDARIVAPELLGKVLVRKLEDGTELRGMIIETEAYYGEEDKACHASKGRTARTEVMYASGGKVYVYFIYGMYWMLNVVTGTEGHPQAVLIRSIDKATGPGRVGKWLQLDRSFYGEDLTHSQRIWIEDSDLSPGYKTTPRIGVEYAGEEWSKKPWRFVVENANPVKQHKRAKL
- a CDS encoding class II fructose-bisphosphate aldolase — its product is MVSYKELGLVNTKELFKKAFEGKYAIPAFNFNNMEQLQAIISACVEERSPVILQVSKGARAYANETLLRYMAQGAVEYAKELGYNIPIVLHLDHGDSFELCKACIESGFSSVMIDGSHLPYEENVALTRKVVEFAHAHDVTVEGELGVLAGVEDEVSAEHHTYTRPEEVEDFVKKTGVDSLAISIGTSHGANKFKPEQCTRNAEGRLVPPPLRFDILEEVEKRIPGFPIVLHGSSSVPQDDVDTINKYGGALKDAIGIPEEDLRHATTSAVCKINIDSDARLAMTAAVRQVFATKPAEFDPRKYLGPARDHMKALYTHKVKNVLGSAGKA
- a CDS encoding CvpA family protein; translated protein: MNKLDLFFLVVLGIGFIRGLMKGAIMQLASLAAIILGIYGASTLYEPFAHFLAQSLHVSVQLSAPLAFLLLFVAIGLGLFFLGKLLASFFKAISLSWIDRLLGALIGLLKVALILGILLQLFAFLDAAKSKGAPTKTHSTLYQTLEAFPSQVLPFFHLHVTKSSVLK
- the infB gene encoding translation initiation factor IF-2, which gives rise to MSSIRLSKVVKDLNVGLSTAVDFLRKKGHAVDSNPNHKISDEEYALLVKEFSTDKDLKQMSERETQMRLEKERMHTHVSNPVTPSTSDAVKKSSLEEKSLHPAEVGKDTQQEEPIHHEDYVSNEKPEEIKIEIDAELLPHIKKVGKIDLDFVNKSSQSKEEANVESEVEPEPTPEPEEQLSEPEVKEPEINEVNEPELVSDISENHPSDNIEIEDPIEKASEEEQSELVEDETKSEYPDHDNIEMEAETDTEPEPVTETSEAVASGEPEAEIFKLHRNIIEPNIKVISKINLKDINQQTRPKKKTKEEKRKEREEKERLQREQQASNSRVSQNNIAPENNNKPSAAPKAGQPDDNKKKEKRKRIHKEKVDIDKTGQGVSHPQRNTDHKPKGEGNFIKRPFKPEVSEEDVQKQIKETLARLTQKKTKGSKYRKERRDSIVARQIERAEQEKDDEKVLKLTEFVTVAELAIMMDVPVTNVIATCMNLGVMVSINQRLDAETINIVADEFGFSTEYVSSEVIEAINQETEEEDESERISRPPIVTVMGHVDHGKTSLLDYIRKSNVIAGEAGGITQHIGAYHVTLEGGRRITFLDTPGHEAFTAMRARGAAVTDIAIIIVAADDSVMPQTIEAIHHASAANVPIVFAINKIDKPGANPEKIKEALANMNYLVEDWGGKYQSQEISAKKGAGIKELLEKVLLEADLLELKANPDKRAIGSTIESSLDKGRGYVATVLVQDGTLHMGDVVLAGTHFGKVKAMFNERNQRVTKAGPSEPVIILGLNGAPQAGDNFNVMPTEQEARDIATKREQLQREQGLRTSRHITLDEIGRRIAIGNFQELNIIVKGDVDGSIEALSDSLIKLSNDEIQVNVIHKAVGPISESDVMLAAASNAIIVGFQVRPSLAARKIAEKEEIDIRLYSIIYNAIEEIKAAMEGMLSPEIQEEIVATVEVREVFKITKVGTVAGCIVKEGKIKRGSKVRLIRDGIVVYTGELGSLKRFKEDVKEVATGYECGLNVANYNDIKIGDIVEGYEEVEVKKTL
- the nusA gene encoding transcription termination factor NusA; this encodes MSKMESINFIDTFAEFKELKNIDRPTLISILEESFRGALAKMFGSDENFDVIINPDKGDFEIWHNREVVADEDVEDPIRQISLSEAKKIDADYEIGETVADAVDFLGFGRRAILTLRQTLSSKILELQKDYLFNKYKDRIGEIVSGEVYQMWKKEILLLDDEGNELLLPKPEQIPADFYRKGDTVRSVVLKVENRNGNPKIIVSRTSPMFLQRLFELEVPEIHDGLITIRKIARIPGERAKVAVETYDERIDPVGACVGVKGARIHGIVRELRNENIDVINYTNNISLFIARSLSPAKISSIQLDEENRKADVYLKPEEISMAIGKGGMNIRLASMLTDYTIDVFRDIDEADDEDIYLDEFNDEIEQWIIDVLKSIGCDTAKSVLAIPRDELIQRSDLEEETIDDVLRVIKAEFEE
- the rimP gene encoding ribosome assembly cofactor RimP; this encodes MIEQQKIYDLVASYLVGKAVFIVDVTVSPDNSIVVEIDSNQGVTIDECVALNQFLESKLDRDIEDFDLEVGSAGLSAPFKVLQQYEKNVGNEVEVVTRKGEKYTGVLESVFSDGFTIVIEEKVREEGAKRKKTVERVLQFAFEEVKKTNYLIRFK
- a CDS encoding PLP-dependent aminotransferase family protein is translated as MYVFSDSVKDLRSSAIRDLMSLATHPDMISFAGGMPDNELFPLEDVGEIFNSLSRREQQAALQYAPTTGYPPLLQELEKWLRKKGLPVDTNRLIVTTGSLQGINIFAKLFVNPNDVVLTENPSFIGALSAFNSYLGKIHGIPMDEEGMNIEKLKEALSLNPKLLYVMPTFHNPAGTSYSLERRKQLLAVMNETSVPILEDDAYGDLAFNAEDTALRVPLKALSEKESQICYSGSFSKIFGPGIRLGWMLLSDDFYRKAELCKQSFDACSPTFTQVLAYRFLASGKLDRYVAWVRVIYKQRADYMVDAIMRYFPEEAKFVRPQGGFYLWVKLPDGMDEQELLKATIADGAVFVVGSTFDPSGTSNGYIRLSFSNTPEEKIERGIRIIGDRMKQMMKKSL
- the rpsF gene encoding 30S ribosomal protein S6; its protein translation is MNNYETVFILTPVLSDVQMKEAVDKFKDLLVQEGAEIMNEELWGLRKLAYPIQKKSTGFYALLQFKGDPSLVEKLEVQYRRDERVIRFLTFHMDKFAVEYAEKRKSLKSAKKEGKEK
- the rpsR gene encoding 30S ribosomal protein S18 encodes the protein MATNTPEIRYLNPPTVDTKKKKYCRFKKNGIKYIDYKDPEFLKKFLNEQGKILPRRLTGTSLKYQRKVAQAVKRARHLALLPYVTDMMK
- the rplI gene encoding 50S ribosomal protein L9, which codes for MEIILLEDIVNLGYKDDVVKVKDGYGRNYLIPQRKAVLATPSAKKMLAENLRQRAHKLARIKTEAQELAEKLQGVSLTIGAKTSSTGKIFGSVNNIQIAEALEKLGYNVDRKIILIKEAIKEVGQYKAILKLHKEVSVEIAFEVVSE